The Benincasa hispida cultivar B227 chromosome 9, ASM972705v1, whole genome shotgun sequence genome has a segment encoding these proteins:
- the LOC120084788 gene encoding uncharacterized mitochondrial protein AtMg00810-like gives MAVGALLSLIDGQSLDNPSEYRSLVGALKYFMLTRPDISFSVNKANCPDDRRSTSGFCVFLGSNLISWTSSKQKVVSRSIAESEYRGLSNAVTEVHSIQVYFDIEHP, from the exons ATGGCCGTTGGCGCCTTGTTGTCACTCATCGATGGACAATCACTGGACAACCCCTCTGAATACAGAAGCCTAGTTGGTGCTCTTAAATATTTTATGCTGACCAGACCAGACATTAGCTTCAGTGTCAATAAG GCCAACTGCCCAGATGATAGACGAAGCACGAGTGGATTCTGTGTCTTTCTTGGTTCCAACCTTATTTCATGGACCTCATCTAAGCAAAAGGTCGTCTCTCGATCTATTGCCGAATCAGAATATCGTGGTCTGTCTAATGCTGTCACTGAG gttcatagcatccaggtatATTTTGACATTGAGCAcccatga
- the LOC120084789 gene encoding uncharacterized mitochondrial protein AtMg00820-like yields MGIFKPKGWLSEVTDLDKTEPRSYKESLLHPSWKQAMLEEYEALIRNNAALPQDRKGIGSKWVFRLKQTPSDEIARYKARLVAQGFNQDYGIDYFETFNPVVKPTIIQLILSIALSQN; encoded by the coding sequence atgggcatttttaAACCAAAGGGTTGGCTGTCTGAGGTTACTGACTTGGATAAAACAGAACCACGATCCTACAAGGAAAGTCTCCTTCATCCAAGCTGGAAACAAGCAATGCTTGAGGAATATGAAGCTCTCATCAGAAATAATGCAGCTCTACCCCAGGATCGAAAGGGAATTGGTAGCAAATGGGTGTTCAGACTCAAACAAACTCCATCTGATGAGATTGCTCGTTACAAGGCTCGTTTGGTTGCTCAAGGCTTCAACCAAGACTATGGCATCGATTACTTTGAGACCTTCAATCCAGTTGTCAAGCCTACTATCATTCAGCTTATTCTGTCAATTGCTCTGTCTCAAAACTAG